The sequence below is a genomic window from Lolium perenne isolate Kyuss_39 chromosome 7, Kyuss_2.0, whole genome shotgun sequence.
GGATAAGGTTATTGACTTGATGAGATGCTTTCCCTGCTTGGAGAATTTGTACATTCAGAATGAGGTGACAATTCCTGTTCGCTGATATTTCATAGTGTTCATCTCTCTTTTCATAAACTTACCATACTGAGGTGGTTGATTATTTGTTTTTCCATGTTTTATTTTCAGTCAATGCTTGTAGTAGGGTCAAGGCCAAGGAATTATTGGCGCCGTAAACACCGAAATCTTATTGGATGTCTTGATATATGTCTGAAGAAAATAGTACTGGAAACTTATCGGGGCACTTTGTTTGAAGTTAACTTTCTTCAGTTCTTTGTACTGAAGGCGAGAGAGCTAGAGTTAATCAGAATTCAGGTTGAAACCATGGAGGAGGAATTCATTGCAAAACAGGAAAGGTTGCTTCAGCTTGAGAACAAGGCTTCAAGAGGTGCTCAGTTTCACTTTACGACAAATAGATGTCTTCAGGATTTTTCAGATATCTGTCGTCCATGATTTGGATTGAACTGGTCACTTCATATGTTGACGTTGAAATTGGTTCGGTGTGTCCAAGAGTTATCCACATCTATCTCATTCTTTGTTTTGTCTTCTAGTGTTTTTAGTAGTTTGTGTTACGTGATACCTTGGGACATTTAAACATGTTATGTTTTGGTTATATATTATAAGTATGTGTCAAGTGCAGAATTATGAAGAATCTCACTTAATTTTCAAACTGTTATACAGTTTGCATGATTGTGATTGATTGATATTATTGATCATAACTTCGAGGTGGCCATCTATTTGGTTATTTGTACGACCGGTCAAATTGGCGAGCTTGAATGGGAACAAGGAGAATCATAGTTTAACTATTTATACCAGCTGAATTTAGGGCATTCTATGAGCGTACTCTTGCTTGGAGAAAAGCACGTTAGAGAAGAGGCATTTAGACTGCTCTACTACATTTCTCCTGAAATATGCTAGCTAATCTTGGTTTCCACTGTCGTACCAGGCTGAACATGATTGATGAGAATTCTAACACCTTGCTTTGCGTCAGACAGCTGTGGTGCAGAAATCCGGATGGATCGAACcataatactccctccatctcatGAATGTTGTttgagatttgtcaaaatttagatgtatctagatgatATATCGTTTTATTGCTCTTCGTCCTGCTTCCATCTGTCTGACCTTCTCGAATGAGGGTAAGATCAAGCATCTTTCATGATCCCACTGATCCAAGGAATAGATATGGCTGCGTCTAGattcatctaaattttaacaaatcaTAGATAACCTTTGTGGGACAGAGGGACTGCCTAGGCTACCACGAGAAGGAGGACCAGGTCGAAGTGGAGGAGAAGGAGTGGAAGCTTCATGACGAAATCGCTGAGGTGTGTGCCATGATGCGAATGGTGAGAACACCACCGCACCAGCAGCATCTAGATTCACGAAGGAGATTTGATAAATAGAAGTCTTCCATGTCTGAACTGCATGCGCAGAAAACACAAGGTGCCTGCCGAGAATTTCCTTTCCATCAGTAGGTACCTGGCGAGAAATGAACACGTTTATTTAGCAAAGCAGATTAAGTTTCTGTGAAGTACCTGGCGAGAGAATTTCTTTCCAGTGAAGCCCCGACCGACAGAAAGTCAAATCAAGAGTTAGAAACTTTGCATGATCCTAGTGTTGGCCACTACTGTCAGACTAGGAAGGGAACTGAGCCATGAGGCATGTACTGTGTGCAATTCCGGATCAAAGTGTTTCCACGAACGCCTCTaaaagcatccccactcgttggcgctccccacgcccaaatccggcgaaattttcgtccggattggatcaatttttggcatgggggcagtatatttccagtcgtgtgctccccaagcggcgtttctcgggaaaaagaggatggtccggggagtccggacgaaagaggagacacgtgggcgtgggcggttggttttgctccatccggagtccccgagagatccccgggaaaccgaggatggcccggggagtccggacgaaattaTGCCGTTTTCCGGACGAAAATGAGAACCTGATGTATTTGAATTCGGCCAGATGAAAACATAAACTAAAATTTTAAAACGGTGTTCTACATGCCGAAACGGCGCCGGCACCGACGGCAGCATCCCCAAAACGGggggagttgccgccctcgatgtgcgcgagcacactAGCGAGCGTGCGGCCCGGCGCGCCCCACCAGCGGCGGTGGCCGGCGGCGTTGTTACGCGCTGGAGGAGGGGGAGGACCGTCGTACGCTGCGAGTTCCCGTTCGTGCCGGAGACGGAAGAACTCGTTCCAGGCGTCGTAGTTGTCGGGGAGGTACTGCTCCTCCGCGTGCTGCTCCTCGCTGAGGATGACCCACATAGCATCGATAGCGGCGTCGAGATCATCGCCTCCCACCGGAAGCGGCGGGATCGGGACGCCCCCGCGCTCAGGCCCATCCTCCGGGCACGGGGAAGTACGACAGCGCTGGGTAGCCCGGCATGTGCAGAAGTCCCGCCTCCCGCTGGTGTAGGGAACgccggccgaagccgttgttcgCCGGCCTTCGTCGTGGCCCGCCattgctcgctggaggaggattgGGGAGAGAAGACAGGGCTTGGGAGAGGAGGGAGACAGGTTCCGCGATAAATAGAGGGAGCCACGCGTGAATccgaggcgacggcattaactcgccgcgtggaagctacgcgtccgACGAAGACTGGCCGGCGGCAGACTTTTGCAGCGCACGGAAGACGATTGGCCTTTGTTGCCGACAAGTCGGGGCCACCAGTCGCGCAGGAAGTTTTCTCGGTGTTTGCCGCGCTTTTGTTTCCTCCAGACTTCCCGAGCGCTCCCGGGGGGCCGGGATGacctgggctcgccggatggatgaaattccaaatccggacgaaaacgaggatccGGAGACACGATTGGACCGTTTTCGTCCATCCAGATAAAAAAAAAAGCATCCTAGAGTTCTTTCCGGGAAGatggctagagatgctctaagcatcAGACTCATGGCACCACAGCGGGTTACGATCGCCATGATCACGCCAGCACAACCTCCGTTCAGGTTCATGCATCCTCTCATAAATCACCACAAAAATAGCTTCACTCATGCCGCGGAAACGGCCGGCCGCCCCTTTAGGCCCAATGGACCTGCTCCACAGTCGCATCCCGCACGGTTTTTTAGTACTTCACAACTACCACCGGCGGAATCACGATCGACACGCTGAAGAAGAACTGTCTCGACAGCCAAGACCTAGCCGGAAGTCGACGACGAGGCTAGCCTGTCTGTCTTCTCTCGCTCTCCCAGGCTGCTAGCCTGCGATGAGGACAAATCATGGTGTACGTGGACCTGTTTCCTTCCCCGCAGGCTGCCGTGCTGCCATGGAGATGGACGCGAGCGGGCCTGGTTCCCGCTCGAAGAAGAGGAAACGGCATGCCATGAGGACGAAGCAGGGTGGACGTGGACCAGATCCTGTGTCGAAGAAAAGGAAGCCGGCGCCAGTCGGGACACCGGCGTTGGCACAAGTGACAGCCGACCAAGGTCCGCCGCCTGGAGCCGGTGCTGCCGATCGCATCAGTCTGATACCAGACACCATCCTCGGCGAGATCGTCTCCCTGCTCCCCACCAAGGAGGGCGCGCGCACCCAGTTCCTCGCATCACGCTGGCGCCACATCTGGAGCTCCGCGCCTCTGAACCTCGACTGCAGCGGCCTCGCAGATGCTCGCTCCGTGTCCCTCATCCTCACCTCCCACCAAGCCCCTGTCCGCCGGCTCTGCATCCCCGCGTGCCACGGTTACACGGAAGCGACGGTCGAAGCCTGGCTTCAGTACAACGCCCTCGACAGGCTCGAGGAGATGGAATCCTGCTATGTCCGGGACTACGGACCAGCATCAGATTATTGGTGGGGGAAAACCCTTTTCCTGCCGCTGCCACCAGCGTCCATCTTCCGTTTCGCCGCCACCCTTCGCCTTGCCAATATCGGAAGATGCCGCCTCTTTGACAGCACTGTTCAAGGGCTTCACTTTCCCCAGCTTAAGCAGCTTGTGCTGTGGGTTCGCATTTCGGAGTGCTCGATTCACCGCTTGATTTTCGGGTGCCCCGCCCTTGAGTGCTTGCTGCTTTACTACATCTCAGGATTTTATTGCCTCCAAATCAATGCCCCCAAACTTAGAAGCATCGGTGTGCGCAGATATTTTCCCACCAGTTCGGCGAGTGAGCTACGGTTGGCGGAACTCACAATCGTGAATGCTCCTTGTCTTAAAAGGTTGTTTCATTTGGAACTATTTGATAACCTTGAAGTATCTGTAATCTCCGCGCATCAGATGGAGACCTTTGGATCTGTTGATATACTTCATCCTAATTTCTCCGACAAAATTGAGGTACTTACAATAAGCTGCATTTCTATATGTGCGGACAAATCGCATAGTGGCTGCATTTTCAGAAATTCAGTACTAATGTTTTATTTCATGCTTGATAAAGGGTTTTAGTGCTCCTAGACTGTCCACGACGGCGTGCCTTGTCAAGAGTTTAGCTATTCATATGCCTGTTTTAGATCTGGACAAGGTTATTGACTTGATTAGATGCTTTCCCTACTTAGAGAAGTTGTACATTCTGAATGAGGTAACCATTCTTCATTGATATTTTATAGTGTTCACCTCTATTCTCATATACTTACCATACTAATGTGATTGATTATTGGTGTTCATGTTATTTTTACAGCCAACTGATGCATCAGAGTCAAGGCCAAAGAATTTTTGGCGGCGTAAATACCGAAATCTTATTGGATGTCTTGATATCCGTCTGAAAACAGTGGTAATAGAAAATTTTAAGGGCAGTTTGTCCAAAGTAAACTTCACTACGTTCTTTGTACAGAACGCCAGAGAGCTAGAATTAATGATAATTCAGGTTGAAACCATTGATGATGAGTTTATTGCAAGACAACAGAGGTTGCTTCTGCTTGAGAAGAAGGCTTCAAGAGGTGCTTGGTTTCACTTTACGACTAATAGATGTGTCCGCGATATTCGAAATATCGATGTACGTGATTTGGATCTAACTGATCCATTTCTATACTGATGTTGAGACAGGGTTGGGTGCATTCCAGAGTTATCCTTGACTATCTCGTTTCGTGTTTTATCTTCTCGGTTTGATCGTGGAACCATATGGGTTTGTATTATCGTGGAACCTTGCGGCCTGTAGGCATGCCATTTGTGTCGTCTGTTCTTGGGTATAACATATGGTGACTACTGAATTTCTGAAGAATATTGTTGGAAATTTTAACTTTTTTTAGGTGAATTGGAAATTTTAACGGATTGATCTGGTAGTTCCCGTGACTTTGATTGCTTGTTATTGCGGTTCATAGCTTCCTACTATCATTTTGGTCACATGTGCTCTCACTTAAATTGGTGAATTTGAATGGGAACAATGAGCGTATGTATAAGTAGAAACGTAAGTCCGTGTGCTAGATTCAGATGTATACGTTCATACCTCATACCTGATTTGAGCAAATTCAGAGTATTATATTGTATGAGCGTACTCTTTTTTGTGTAGAGAAAACTACAAGTCCGCCAATACTAGCGTGGTATAATTTTTTATGTAGTGGTCTTTTAGATTTTTTTTTATGCTAACATTTGTATTTTAATCTTGCCATCGGGACTACAAGTCAAAAACTTTCTTTGGGGAAAACCATATCTTTGGATGTATGGAAAGCGCATCAAATGAGCGTGGATGGGTTACTTGAGAAACAAGAAAATGTTCTGGTGCATATAGAGAGAAGGAATTTGCTGCTGCCTGGCATCGTCAGGCGCAGGCTACAGTCGTCATGCATTGTTGCTGCTGCTGTCGTTCTAGACAACAGCAAACAGCATCACCAACATATTCTTAAGTGTGCTGATAATATATTTGTTGTGCGTTCGTGTTAGGCACAATTTATTGATGCCAAGGATGGAACCTCTTTTTTCGGGGTATCAGAGAATCTTTACTACTATATATTCTAATATGTCTGGAGTGCAATTTAGTTCCTTGTTTATGTAGAAGCAAGCCCCCTAGatccctttttttttcttttcaaaaTGGAGTTTCTACCCCCTAGAACTCATCCTGATTGTTGACTGCGATCATTTCCTGGTCGTTGTCTTTTAAACATAAGGCACAAAGtgcccagctttaaattaataaagcccaaaCGGCTGATGATACAAGAATGCTGAGAACAGCTTACAACATCCAAAACTACAGCAAACAAAACCCAGCTGAAGTTCTCGATGTCCTCAAGCGAGAACGAAGCACCCGTGAGCGACGGAGGTGAAGCGAGGTAGAAGCATCGAAAGCGAAGCAGCGGAGACCCGCTTGCCCCTTGATCTATCTGTCGTCTGTCAGTACTCCTCCATTGCCGGAGAGGGTCCCTACCCCCTCGTACGTCCTGGCTCGAAAGGACGCCGAACCGCCGGCAATGGAGACACTCCCCTTGAGCAGAGCACAAAGCAGGAACCAAGCCTAAACCTAGGGCAAGAACAGAGCCCCAATACTCGCAGCCCGAGCTCACCTAGCGAAGCCATGCCGCCCGCCAAGGGTTCACCCACGCAGAGCCGAAGCCGCGGACTTGGTCGTTGATGTAGAAGAGCAGTGTCGCGGAGCAGCACCGCCACCACCCAACTGCACGAAGGCAGCAACCGCACACCCCGAAGGTCCCAAAAGCAGCGCCTCCAAGGAGGGCACGACACtcatggcgccgccgccgcccaacaAAGTTAGGATTTTCACCCCGGGAGCGCAACAGGGGTGGGGTGAAGGGAAGGGAGTACCTCGACGACGCCACCAAGGAGGAAAGCGGCGCCACTCGGGCGTCGCCGCCGTCGCAGCCGAGACCGGCACAGGGATTTCTCCCGGACTCGACTTCCAGCCACCAGCACCACCTCCAGCCATGGAACCGGCGGCACAAGGCCCACGAGTTCCAGATCCAGCGTGGTGGGAAGCGCCTAAGAGCAGTTGAGAGGATACTTCAGATCTGGCGCCCAGCCACCGGAGCAGCCCCGCGCCACGACCGCCGTCCGCCAGAACCTCGCCGCCCACGCGGCCGAGATACCGGACCGCATCCGCGCCCACCGCTCGCCGTCGAAGCCGGTGGCGCCTCACCGAGCAAGGCCGCCGCCTTGCAGTCCCGAGCCCCCACCGAGGGAGCCGCTGGACCAGCTCTGCCGCGCCATCCGCCGAGCCAGAGGCCGGCCGTTGGAGAGGAGAGCCCGTCGCGCCGCCTCCAAGGTCATGGTGAGCCCGCCGCGGAGATCCTCCACCTAGCCACCGCGGGGGGAGCCGAGAGCTCAGATCCccaccgcccccttcaccggcgttGCGGGCTTAGACGGCAGCGCCTCTGGGAGCGGCGGAGAcgggagagaggaggggaggggggcggcggcggcgcgctttagGGTTTCGCCTCCCCGGTCGCCaggagggggcgacgcgaggaggAGAACCGGTTTCGGTCTGTCCCTGGTCGTTGTCTTCGGGTGGCCTCTCGtcgaacataagcatagtcatcgtAATTGTATGCCATCGCACATGCTTCCTCCAAAGATTAGTCGTGTGTAAATTATTTGCAACATTCCCTTTAACTTTTCAttgtttctttttattctccataTCTCAAgcagaaataaataaaaaatcgTGTGTAGTAAATTTTTGAGGTTGCCTCCTTGTATTCCGTCGAAGAGTATGGCCTCTTCACCTTCCTCCTGTGTGCCACATACGCATCGGGGACGATGCAGATTCCACGACCACGCTAGATAAAGCTCTACGTCGCCGCCCTCTTGGCACACAACACCTCTACGGTTGATACGACAACTTCTATATGGCTTGTAGCAAGAATACCGCATCATCACTGTGTTGAGAAGACATTTCCGATGGCGGAGGAAGAACAAGAATCTCCAGTGATGGAGGAGGAGTCTCCTCCCCTTGGTCCTCCTCCAACGTAGAATGCGAAGGAATCTCGAGGATGAAGAGGAAGCGGCGACTGAGACTGAGGAAgaagggtttacccggttagccaatttttagattctcaaaattccaaatggaaatacaaaagcaggaagattttagttttttctataaattatggattttatatttttttaattttttaaaacctaaaattaataatttcattctgcataaagattactatcatttttacccaatttttagattttcaaatttttagattttaggtttggcaataaaaatatttaattaattaataaaattaaaaataatacaaattaaaaagttaatgtttatttatttattcaatattattttacatcattacttttatttattaaaataattatttgaaattcaaacaataaagaaatgtgacatcgatcaacatgttaataggattgatatgatactactatcacatacatgcgcgcgaagcacttggatgcggaacggaatggaactcggaagttaagcgtgctagaggtggagtagtgggaggatgggtgaccgagcgggaagtttgaccacgagtaagtaatttgactagagataagtgtagttagagatagagactaagctatgcaaataactgaaataagagaaattctgaaaaaaaaaagaaaaaaaacggagtgaaaaaaattagaaatccaaatgaattaaaaaaaaattaacgaaatagcctttagtcccggttggggacaccaaccgcgactaaaggtcatttaCCCAGGCGCACGgtagccgcccacgtggacgggcctttagtcgcgcttaattagtcgcggttgcgcaaccgcgactaatggcagttgcgaaccgcgactaaaggccatttttctaccagtggagacccgtcgccggtaggcttgTCCGATATATACATCTTGCAAGCCGCCGGCTagagtttatcagattataagataactcacggtgtttgtaaacactccccgatatagtgaagttttgctggctggcgtccgtggttttttctccttctgtgttggaaggagtTTTGCACGTTAAATCTTGTATCCCCTGCGtgtcaaataactgaaataagagaaattctgaaaaaaaaaaaaaaaaaacggagtgaaaaaaattagaaatccaaatgaattaaaaaaaaattaacgaaatagcctttagtcccggttggggacaccaaccgcgactaaaggtcatttaCCCAGGCGCACGgtagccgcccacgtggacgggcctttagtcgcgcttaattagtcgcggttgtgcaaccgcgactaatggcagttgcgaaccgcgactaaatgccatttttctaccagtggagacccgtcgccggtaggcttgTCCGATATATACATCTTGCAAGCCGCCGGCTagagtttatcagattataagataactcacggtgtttgtaaacactccccgatatagtgaagttttgctggctggcgtccgtggttttttccccttctgtgttggaaggagttttgcacgttaaatcttgtatcccctgcgtgtgttcttgtttcgttctttgttatttgcttgtcgcttttatagcaGTTCAGGTTAAATCCATTAACGGGGAGTTTATTGCAAAACAGCAGAGGTTGCTTCAGGTGGAGAACAAGGCTTCAAGACATGCTCAGTTTCACGCAGGGCTAAGCACAGTACGTCATTTGCGACGCACAAGCACGCAGGGCTAAGCCCGCAACGCACCCCGTCACGCGGGCCGCGGAAACGGCAGGCCGCACCCTCTTCGATCCTTTAGGCCCACTAGACCAGCTCCACACTCGCATCCCGCACGGCCTGCCGCCGGCCTTTTTCTACTTTACAACTACCACACCAGCGGAATCACGAACGATCGACGCGCTGAACAAGAACTGTCTCGATCCATAGCCAAGCCCTAGCCGGCCGGCGACGACGGGGCTAGCCTACCTGGCGTGCGGCCCTGCCATGAGGACGAACCACGGACGTGTACCTGTTTCATTCCTCGCAGGCTGCCGCACTGCCATGGAGACGGAGGCGGGCGGGCCTGGTTTCGGCTCGAAGAAGAGGAAACGGCATGCCATGAGGACGAAGCAGGGTGGACGTGGACCTGGCTCTGTGTCGAAGAAAAGGAAGCCGGCGCCAGTGGCGACCCCGGCGGCGGCAGAAGTTAGAGCCGCCAGCGACCAAGGTCCGCCGCCCGGATCGGGTGAATACGCCGCGGGTCGCATCAGTTTGATACCCGACGCCATCCTCGGCGAGATCGTCTCCTTGCTCCCCACCAAGGAGGGCGCGCGCACCCAGCTCCTCGCATCACGCTGGCGCCACATCTGGAGCTCCGCGCCTCTGAACCTTGACAGCGGCAGCCTCGCAGCGCCTATCGAAGTAGATTGCGGCGGTGAAGCAACCAGAAAGTCTGACCTTGATGGTGTCGTGTCCCGCATCCTCACCTCTCACCAGGGCCCTATTCGCCGCCTCTGTATCCCAACCGGACCAACCGCGGAGGCCTACTGGCTCCAGTCCCCAACCCTTGACAACCTCGAGCAGCTCGAGTTCTCCTACCTCCAGGACTGTGGGCCCAAAAGATCCAGCTGGGACGACCGCATATTGCCGGTGCCACCACCGTGCACCTTCCGTTTTGCCGCCACCCTTCGCCTTGCCAATATCGGAAAATGCCACCTCCCCGATAGCATCGTCCATGGGCTTCACTTCCCCCAGCTTAAGCACCTTCGGCTTCACTGGGTCTGCATTTCGGAGTGGTCGATTCACCACATGATTGCTGGGTGCCCCGCCCTTGAGTGCTTGATGATCTACtttgtctttggagtcaatcgccTCAAGATCAATGCTCTTAGACTAAGAACCATAGGCATGCGCACATATCCTCATGACTATTGGTCCACCGGTGAGCCACGGTTGGAGAATTTCGTCATCGAGAATGCCCCTTGTCTTACAAGATTGATTCGTGCTGATCAATTCGATGCCACACGGGTATCGGTAATCTCCGCGCCTAAGCTGGAAACCTTTGGATACGTTAATAATGATCACCCCTCTTTCTCCAGGAATATTGAGGTACTTCTAATAAGTTGCATTGCTATATGTACTACCAAGAACTGACATATCGTCGGCATCTTTAGAGATGTACTAATGCTGTATTTAATGCTTGATAAAGCGGCTGCGTGATGATAGCATGACCATGGCGGCGCAACTTGTCAAGACTTTAGGCGTCCGTATGTCTGTTTTAGATCTGGATAAGGTTATTGGCTTGATGAGATGCTTTCCCTGCTTGGAGAATTTGTACATTCAGAATGAGGTGACAATTCCTGTTCCCTGGTATTTCATAGTGTTCATCTCTCTTTTCATAAACTTACCATACTGAGGTGGTTGATTATTTGTTTTTTCCATGTCTTATTTTCAGTCAATGCTTGTAGTAGGGTCAAGGCCAAAGAATTATTGGCGTCGTAAACACCGAAATCTTATTGGATGTCTTGATATATGTCTGAAGAAAATAGTACTGGAAACTTATCGGGGCACTTTGTTTGAAGTTAACTTTGTTCAGTTCTTCGTACTGAAGGCGACAGAGCTAGAGTTAATGAGAATTCAGGTTGAAACCATGGAGGAGGAATTCATTGCAAAACAGGAAAAGTTGCTTCAGCTTGAGAACAAGGCTTCAAGAGGTGCTCAGTTTCACTTTACGACAAATAGATGTCTTCAGGATTTTTCAGATATCTGTCGTCCATGATTTGGATTGAACTGGTCACTTCATATGTTGACGTTGAAATTAGTTCGGTGTGTCCAAGAGTTATCCACATCTATCTCATTCTTTGTATTGTCTTCTAGTGTTTTTAGTAGTTTGTGTTACGTGATACCTTGGGACATTTAAACATGTTATGTTTTGGTTATATATTATAAGTATGTGTCAAGTGCAGAATTATGAAGAATCTCACTTAATTTTCAAACTGGTATATAGTTTGTATGATTGTGACTGATTGATATTATGGATTATAACTTTGAGGTGGCTATCTTTTTGGTTATTTGTACCACCGGTCAAATTGGTGAGCTTGAATGGGAACAAGGAGAATCATAGTTTATTTAGGGcctgtttggttcctagccacactttgccaagccaaagtttggcaatttggcatgtgtttggttcttgCCACACTTTAGAGCTGCCACATTTCACTAATCATATGACCCACTTGTCATAGAGTGAATTTTTTGCCAACTTTTGCCACACTtttgtggcttccaaaatcctagcCACACTTTTGTGGCTGCCACACTTGCCAAAGTTAGGCTTGGCAAACTGTGGCTGGGAACCAAACAGACCCTTATACCAGTGAAGTTAGGGCATTCTATGAGCGTACTCTTTGCTTGGAGAAAACCACCAGTCATCTATACTAGTAGCACGCTATAGAAGAGGCATTTAGACTGCTCTACTATATTTCTCCTGACATATGCTAGCTAATCTTGGTTTCCACTGTCGTACCAGGCTGAACATGATTGATGAGAATTCTAACACCTTGCTTTGTGTCAGACAGCTGCGGTGGGGGAATCCGGATGGATCGAACcataatactccctccatctcatGAATGTTGTTCCAAGAAATAGATATGGTAGCGCCTAGattcatctaaattttaacaaattaTAGACAACCTTTGTGGGACGATGCCCAGGCTACCACGAGAAGGAGGACCAGATCGAAGTGGAGGAGAAGGAGTGGAAGCTTCATGAAGAAATCGCTGAGGTGTGGGCCGTGATGCGAATGGTGAGAACACCACCACACCAGCAGCATCTAGATTCACGAACTTGAAGCCATCCCTCGACTGGCTCTCTCCTCTGTATCCTTCAAATTGAGCATGGCCTCCGTCATCGCCCAACGAGCCTCTGGATAAGTTAGGTGCATTTGAATGAAAAAGAGCTTCTGGAGTAGCTTTGCGTGATGCCGCAGACTTTGCTTGCAACTTTGCATCACAACAAGCAATTTCTTGATCCAACACCTTTCAGAGGGACATGAAGTATCCCGAGGGGTTCCTCCTCCCCCCCTCCCCTCCGGATTTGTCATCACGCACAACAAACTCTGGCGGAGAATGGGAGGACGAGAGGGTGTCACCGAACCGTTCGGGAGGCTCTCATGCGGGACGGAGGGAGCGACGAGGTGGGAGGACGAGGGGGTGTCGCCGAATCATCTGGGAGGCTCTCATGCGCGAGAGGGAGTAAGCGGGGAG
It includes:
- the LOC127314982 gene encoding putative FBD-associated F-box protein At5g56820, with the translated sequence MRTNHGVRGPVSFPAGCRAAMEMDASGPGSRSKKRKRHAMRTKQGGRGPDPVSKKRKPAPVGTPALAQVTADQGPPPGAGAADRISLIPDTILGEIVSLLPTKEGARTQFLASRWRHIWSSAPLNLDCSGLADARSVSLILTSHQAPVRRLCIPACHGYTEATVEAWLQYNALDRLEEMESCYVRDYGPASDYWWGKTLFLPLPPASIFRFAATLRLANIGRCRLFDSTVQGLHFPQLKQLVLWVRISECSIHRLIFGCPALECLLLYYISGFYCLQINAPKLRSIGVRRYFPTSSASELRLAELTIVNAPCLKRLFHLELFDNLEVSVISAHQMETFGSVDILHPNFSDKIEGFSAPRLSTTACLVKSLAIHMPVLDLDKVIDLIRCFPYLEKLYILNEPTDASESRPKNFWRRKYRNLIGCLDIRLKTVPPEQPRATTAVRQNLAAHAAEIPDRIRAHRSPSKPVAPHRARPPPCSPEPPPREPLDQLCRAIRRARGRPLERRARRAASKVMVSPPRRSST